The DNA window ATGTCGAGCCCGAAATTGTCAAAGCCGACAGCGCGCGCCAGATAAATGGCACGATAGGAATCATCAAGATTGTGCTTTCTATTAAGCACTTTCAGCAGTCGCGGTTTGAAACTCTGCATGCCGAAAATGGGGCGATTGACGCCCAGCTCTTTGAGGAAAATGAGTTTGTCGCTATTGATCGATTCCGGATTAATCTCGAAAGAAAATTCCATATCGGGCGCCAGGCGGAAATGCCGCCTAATACTGTCCAGCATCTCTACCAAGTCTTCAGTTCTGGCCAGCGAGGGTGTTCCACCCCCGATATAAATAGTATCAAGAAGGCGCTGGTCGGGATCAATCGTATCCTTGGCCAAAATCAGTTCTGTCTTTAACGCCCGGTAGTACTGCTCTACAATAGCCGGCTTATGATGCACCTTGTAGAAATCGCAGTAGCCGCAAAGGTTGGTGCAGAATGGAAAATGGATATAAAGGGAAAGAGACATTCTTTAGAGCGCGGTGAACAGCCGTTCCCAGCGCGTATGAGACGGGAAATTGGTCAGGAAATAGAAACCGTACTGGAACGGAACCGTGATATAGGGGAATCCCCCTTTGGGCGCCTTGGGATCGGGAGCCCAGGACCAGTAGACAAAAAGGGCGCGCCCTTTGAGATTCTCTTTGGGAAGAAATCCCCAGAAACGGCTGTCCTGGCTGTCATCACGATTGTCCCCGAGAACAAAATACTGGTCGGAGGGGACCTGAATCGGCCCGAAATTATCCCGCAGCGAAAGCTGCATGGGTAGAATTTTCGGGTCGGCGTTCTTGACATTGGGGAAAATCTTGGCCAGCTGGTTGTCGACATAGAGAACCTTGTCGATCACTTCTACGGTCTCTCCCGGCAACGCCACAATCCGTTTGATATAATCCTTGGTCGGATTGAGCGGCGACTTGAATACGACGATATCGCCGATTTTGGGTTCGCCGAAACGGTAGGCCAGCTGATTGACAAAGATATAATCCCCTTCAAGAAGCGTATCCTCCATCGAGGACGAATCGACGCGATAGGCCGAAATCACAAACAGGCGAAGCAGAATAGCGGCCGCCAGGGCGATCAGGATCACCTCGGCGTACTCCCGCCAGATAGGTTTCTGCCTGCGCACCCGCAATGGAAGGCTGGGCGGTTCCTTAAGCTCGGTTTGCTGAAATTCCTGCAGAAGGAAATCGTTGCTCATACGCTAAACTTATCGGCTGCCGGCATATTTTCTTTAACTGTCCAAAACACAAGGGGTAAGGATAACTGAATGCCGCCGCCATGGCAAGCCTTTAGCAATGATTTTCCCCAATTTGAGATTGACACTGCCATTCCCATACGCTTATGCTACCGTATATTTAAATAATTATATGAGGAGAAACGATGAAAGAAATAATCCAAACCGACAAAGCCCCCGCTGCGGTAGGCCCCTATTCCCAGGCTGTGAAAACATCGATCGGGGAAATGATTTTCTGCTCCGGGCAGATTCCGCTGGATCCGAAAGAGGGGAAAATTATCGGCCTGACCACCGCCGAACAGGCCGAACAAGTTTTGAGAAATCTTCAGGCGGTACTGATTGCCGCCGGCGCCGAAATGAAACATGTGGTCAAAACCACTATCTATCTGGTCAACATGAATGATTTCGCCGCAGTCAATGAGGTGTACGCCAAATATTTCACTCTGGATATGCCGGCCCGGGCCACAATTGAAGCGGCGCGGCTCCCTAAGGATGT is part of the Candidatus Zixiibacteriota bacterium genome and encodes:
- the lepB gene encoding signal peptidase I: MSNDFLLQEFQQTELKEPPSLPLRVRRQKPIWREYAEVILIALAAAILLRLFVISAYRVDSSSMEDTLLEGDYIFVNQLAYRFGEPKIGDIVVFKSPLNPTKDYIKRIVALPGETVEVIDKVLYVDNQLAKIFPNVKNADPKILPMQLSLRDNFGPIQVPSDQYFVLGDNRDDSQDSRFWGFLPKENLKGRALFVYWSWAPDPKAPKGGFPYITVPFQYGFYFLTNFPSHTRWERLFTAL
- a CDS encoding RidA family protein: MKEIIQTDKAPAAVGPYSQAVKTSIGEMIFCSGQIPLDPKEGKIIGLTTAEQAEQVLRNLQAVLIAAGAEMKHVVKTTIYLVNMNDFAAVNEVYAKYFTLDMPARATIEAARLPKDVKIQIEAIAVI